The Saprospiraceae bacterium genome includes a window with the following:
- a CDS encoding energy transducer TonB, with protein MLNFISVRLMPYLNDAEDLNPKAEKWLSFSIEYPGVIKNVKIKERIISKKQKRSEIFVDLSDIFEMVRLSEFKSTSRYSVTYKLPSDMQPDNDVSELEIQEEGDKIYNVIEMMPRYPGCENISNDVKVKEECAKEKMLDFVYKNLVYPEDAKSNKIEGNTVLQFVVEPDGWLSNIKAVRDSGHGFGDAGIDVIESMNFLEEKWTPGEVRGKVVRALYTLPITFSLKEESTRKKI; from the coding sequence ATGCTCAACTTTATTTCAGTCAGATTAATGCCATACCTGAATGATGCAGAAGACCTTAATCCAAAAGCTGAAAAATGGTTGTCCTTTTCTATTGAATATCCAGGTGTTATTAAGAATGTGAAAATAAAAGAAAGAATTATTTCTAAAAAACAAAAAAGATCTGAAATTTTTGTTGATCTAAGTGACATATTTGAAATGGTTCGGTTATCAGAGTTTAAATCAACTTCCAGGTATTCTGTAACATACAAACTTCCTTCAGATATGCAACCTGACAATGATGTTAGCGAATTGGAAATTCAAGAAGAAGGAGATAAAATATATAATGTAATTGAGATGATGCCCCGTTACCCTGGTTGTGAGAATATTTCTAACGATGTAAAAGTTAAAGAGGAATGTGCAAAAGAAAAAATGCTTGATTTTGTTTATAAAAATCTCGTTTATCCGGAAGACGCAAAATCTAATAAGATTGAAGGGAATACTGTCCTGCAATTCGTTGTAGAACCGGATGGTTGGCTTTCAAACATTAAGGCCGTAAGGGATTCAGGACACGGATTTGGGGATGCTGGAATTGACGTGATTGAATCAATGAATTTTTTAGAAGAAAAATGGACACCAGGGGAAGTGAGAGGTAAAGTTGTTAGGGCCTTATATACTTTACCCATAACGTTTAGTCTAAAAGAAGAATCCACACGAAAAAAGATATAG
- a CDS encoding nucleotidyltransferase domain-containing protein, protein MKISKKNIERIKQLCKEYRVKNFSVFGSVLTDNFTSDSDIDFVVDFDENDPIKYTDLYFQLKEKLEQILMRQIDLIEERGIKNSFFRKEIDESKVVIYE, encoded by the coding sequence ATGAAAATTTCAAAAAAAAACATAGAACGAATTAAGCAACTTTGCAAAGAATACAGGGTTAAGAACTTTTCGGTTTTTGGTTCTGTATTGACAGACAACTTTACTTCAGATTCTGACATTGACTTCGTGGTTGATTTTGACGAAAATGATCCGATTAAGTATACGGATTTATACTTCCAATTAAAAGAAAAATTGGAACAAATTTTAATGCGACAAATTGACCTGATAGAAGAACGAGGTATAAAAAACTCTTTTTTCAGAAAAGAAATTGACGAGTCTAAAGTTGTAATCTATGAATAA
- the prmA gene encoding 50S ribosomal protein L11 methyltransferase: MATYKAYIINSTEEALLGLLSEYPFESFEETDEQLIGYIPETQLTDQISKEINEIIHKFSADYQVETIEPQNWNEIWEASFQPVIVEDFCIVRADFHPTDEDIQHDLIINPKMAFGTGHHATTYMMIRKMADLDFSGKSVFDFGCGTGILAILASKLGAEKIDAIDIETESYQNTIENSAQNHVHNVTAYLGSLEDISPKKYDIILANINRNILVRYVDDLKDRMHTDSYLLVSGVLVEDKEILEKAFKAKGFVSVSDLQKDNWICILMKLNS; the protein is encoded by the coding sequence TTGGCAACTTACAAAGCATATATTATTAATTCCACGGAAGAAGCATTATTGGGATTACTGAGTGAATACCCTTTTGAATCTTTTGAAGAAACAGATGAGCAATTGATCGGTTACATTCCGGAAACACAACTTACTGATCAGATCAGTAAAGAAATAAATGAAATTATCCATAAATTTTCTGCGGATTATCAGGTAGAAACGATTGAACCGCAAAACTGGAATGAAATATGGGAAGCATCCTTTCAACCGGTCATTGTGGAAGACTTTTGCATCGTGAGAGCGGATTTCCATCCGACGGACGAAGATATTCAACATGATTTGATAATCAATCCTAAAATGGCTTTTGGTACCGGGCATCACGCCACGACTTACATGATGATCCGTAAAATGGCAGATCTGGATTTTTCAGGTAAAAGTGTATTTGATTTTGGTTGCGGAACAGGGATTCTGGCAATACTGGCGTCCAAGTTAGGTGCGGAAAAAATTGATGCGATTGACATTGAAACCGAATCTTATCAAAACACCATTGAAAACAGTGCACAAAATCATGTTCATAATGTGACAGCATATCTGGGAAGCTTGGAAGATATATCCCCGAAAAAATATGATATCATTCTGGCTAATATCAACAGAAACATTTTAGTTCGATATGTGGATGATCTCAAGGATAGAATGCATACAGATAGTTATTTACTGGTATCCGGCGTATTGGTTGAGGACAAAGAAATACTCGAAAAAGCTTTCAAAGCGAAAGGATTTGTTTCCGTTTCTGACCTCCAAAAAGATAATTGGATATGTATATTGATGAAATTAAATTCTTAA
- the folD gene encoding bifunctional methylenetetrahydrofolate dehydrogenase/methenyltetrahydrofolate cyclohydrolase FolD — protein MAIIDGKLVSEELKLKLKADTTEFIQKTGKTPHLAAILVGENPASQAYVGNKVKSCEQVGFKSTLIKKPSDITEAELLQLIKDLNEDQDVDGFIVQLPLPRHINEVNITMAIDPAKDVDGFHPVNFGKMAQGLPCFLPATPYGITLLLERYHIETAGKHVVVVGRSNIVGTPMSILLSRKSKSGDATVTLTHSRTKDLKSILLQADIVVAAIGIPNFISGDMIKEGAVVIDVGINRVEDESRKSGSRLVGDVNFDEAENKASFITPVPGGVGPMTVVGLMMNTFQSAKEKWDVK, from the coding sequence ATGGCCATAATTGACGGCAAATTAGTGTCTGAAGAGTTGAAATTAAAACTAAAAGCTGATACAACGGAATTTATACAAAAAACAGGTAAAACCCCGCATCTGGCTGCGATTCTGGTAGGAGAAAATCCCGCAAGTCAGGCTTATGTCGGAAACAAAGTCAAGTCTTGTGAACAGGTTGGATTCAAATCCACACTGATAAAAAAACCTTCCGATATAACGGAGGCAGAATTATTGCAATTGATTAAAGATTTAAATGAAGACCAAGATGTTGACGGCTTTATAGTGCAGCTTCCCCTTCCCCGACATATCAATGAAGTCAATATTACAATGGCCATCGATCCGGCAAAGGATGTTGATGGCTTTCACCCGGTCAATTTTGGTAAAATGGCGCAGGGACTTCCTTGTTTTTTGCCCGCCACGCCGTATGGAATTACATTATTGCTGGAAAGATATCATATTGAAACAGCAGGCAAACACGTGGTTGTCGTAGGCAGAAGCAACATAGTTGGTACACCCATGAGTATTTTGTTGTCCAGAAAATCCAAATCCGGAGATGCCACCGTAACTTTAACACACAGCCGTACAAAAGACCTGAAAAGTATTTTGCTTCAGGCTGATATCGTCGTAGCAGCTATCGGAATTCCCAATTTTATTTCAGGGGATATGATTAAAGAAGGGGCAGTGGTGATAGATGTTGGTATTAACAGAGTGGAAGATGAAAGCAGAAAATCCGGTTCCAGATTAGTGGGGGATGTTAATTTTGATGAAGCAGAAAACAAAGCGTCTTTTATAACGCCTGTACCGGGTGGGGTAGGACCTATGACGGTAGTTGGGTTGATGATGAATACATTTCAGTCAGCGAAAGAAAAGTGGGATGTTAAATAA
- the treA gene encoding alpha,alpha-trehalase TreA, translating into MNNPHLTPDIIYGSLFDTVQKSGIFSDSKSFADAVPKFEPTVILKNFEEQKNTADFNLRSFVLKHFAVPKTTKVKIRERENIKTHIEKLWKLLKRKADKNSAAGSLIALPFPYIIPGGRFREIYYWDSYFTMLGLLESGHNKTVVNMLDNFAWLIEQFGHIPNGNRSYFLSRSQPPFFAAMVELISEYENTKEYHIRYLKPLLKEYNFWMDGKDDLSSQNTAIKRVVSVSENIVLNRYWDDNPVPRQESYAEDISHSVSKYQSQSEYYLNIRAACESGWDFSSRWFGKSDSLKSIQTTTILPVDLNVLLFRLEDTISKAFVYFGEPEKAEHFKALSTDRKSAINSVFWNNRQSCYQDFNFKEGKHSGRKSLATVFPLWQNISSKEQSVLLEDHLKKHFLRPGGLVTTTYNTGQQWDAPNGWAPLQWIAVEGLINYGFFDLAKDVAQRWIHLVERVYNNTGKLMEKYNVEDMNLDAGGGEYPVQDGFGWTNGVYLALRDVIR; encoded by the coding sequence ATGAATAATCCCCATCTTACTCCAGACATTATTTATGGATCTCTTTTTGATACTGTTCAAAAATCAGGTATTTTTTCAGATTCAAAGTCCTTTGCAGATGCTGTTCCAAAATTTGAACCAACTGTCATATTAAAAAATTTTGAAGAACAGAAAAATACAGCTGACTTTAATTTAAGGTCGTTTGTGTTAAAACATTTTGCCGTTCCTAAAACTACTAAAGTTAAAATTAGAGAGAGGGAAAATATTAAAACACATATTGAAAAATTGTGGAAATTGCTTAAAAGGAAGGCAGATAAAAATAGCGCTGCTGGTTCTTTGATTGCGTTGCCTTTTCCTTACATCATCCCCGGGGGAAGATTTAGGGAAATATATTATTGGGATTCGTATTTTACAATGTTGGGTTTATTGGAGTCGGGCCACAACAAGACCGTAGTCAATATGCTGGATAATTTTGCCTGGCTGATAGAACAGTTTGGTCACATTCCCAACGGTAACCGAAGTTATTTTCTGTCCAGATCTCAACCGCCTTTTTTTGCTGCAATGGTAGAGCTGATCAGCGAATACGAAAATACAAAAGAATATCATATCCGATATCTGAAACCCTTGTTGAAAGAATACAACTTCTGGATGGATGGAAAAGATGATTTATCATCACAAAACACAGCAATCAAGCGGGTAGTAAGCGTTTCAGAAAATATTGTTCTCAATCGTTACTGGGACGACAATCCGGTTCCCAGACAAGAATCATACGCCGAAGACATCTCCCATTCCGTCTCTAAATATCAAAGCCAATCTGAATATTATTTAAATATCAGAGCGGCATGTGAATCCGGATGGGATTTCAGCTCAAGATGGTTTGGCAAATCTGATTCTTTAAAAAGTATTCAAACAACCACTATACTACCTGTTGACTTAAACGTGCTTTTATTCAGACTGGAAGATACTATATCAAAAGCATTTGTGTATTTCGGTGAACCCGAAAAAGCCGAACATTTTAAAGCTTTGAGTACGGACAGAAAAAGTGCAATCAATAGCGTTTTTTGGAATAACAGACAAAGTTGTTATCAGGATTTCAATTTTAAAGAAGGGAAACATTCAGGTAGAAAGTCTTTGGCAACTGTATTCCCTTTGTGGCAAAACATTTCTTCCAAAGAACAATCGGTTTTGCTAGAAGATCATCTTAAAAAACATTTTCTTCGTCCGGGTGGATTGGTTACTACAACATATAATACCGGTCAGCAATGGGATGCTCCGAATGGCTGGGCGCCTTTGCAATGGATTGCTGTAGAAGGTTTGATTAATTATGGCTTTTTTGATTTGGCCAAAGATGTCGCACAAAGATGGATTCATCTCGTGGAAAGGGTATATAATAATACAGGAAAGTTGATGGAGAAATACAATGTAGAAGATATGAATCTGGATGCAGGGGGTGGCGAATACCCGGTTCAGGATGGATTCGGGTGGACAAATGGAGTTTACTTGGCTTTGAGAGATGTAATCCGGTGA
- a CDS encoding MFS transporter has translation MRNNLLIKISLILNYMVFAVLLNSVGAVILQVQRNFDVSKADASILEGFKDLPIAIFSFLLGSLLPRLGIKRGMSLGLLIVAVTCGIMPMIADSFWHFKILFMLVGISFALIKISVFSAIGLITNDIKEHSSLMSLIEGFFMIGVLVGNIFFSLFIDDLNPKSEEWLQVYWYLSVLSFIALILLLFSPLDESKAHKAEATSLMKDFADMIKLAIRPLVLIFVACAFLFVLIEQSFQTWTPTFYTDVLSVPASMSIQAGAVLAGAFAVGRLFAGIVLKYVHWLYFTVFCIAMVGICILLNLPLTNNLPASLTDISWTNAPLVVYLFPLMGLFLAPIYPTINSVVLSSLPKHMHSAMSGLIVLFSALGGTTGSMITGHLFEAFGGKNAFYFSLIPVILLTVALILLNKISRSNRLQNE, from the coding sequence ATGCGCAACAATTTACTGATAAAGATCTCGCTCATTTTAAACTATATGGTTTTTGCGGTTCTGCTGAATTCAGTGGGTGCAGTGATACTCCAGGTACAACGAAATTTTGATGTTTCCAAAGCAGATGCCAGTATTCTGGAAGGATTTAAGGATCTGCCTATTGCAATTTTTTCTTTTCTTTTAGGCTCTCTTCTACCCAGATTAGGGATAAAGCGTGGTATGTCTTTAGGATTATTGATTGTTGCTGTAACCTGCGGAATTATGCCAATGATTGCCGATTCCTTCTGGCATTTTAAGATACTTTTTATGTTGGTGGGCATTTCGTTTGCATTAATAAAAATCAGCGTGTTTTCTGCAATTGGTCTGATTACGAATGATATAAAGGAACATAGCAGTCTGATGAGTTTAATTGAAGGCTTCTTTATGATAGGTGTTCTGGTCGGAAACATATTTTTCAGTTTGTTTATAGATGATCTGAATCCCAAATCCGAAGAATGGCTGCAAGTCTATTGGTATCTGAGTGTATTGTCATTTATAGCATTGATTTTGTTGTTGTTCAGTCCGTTAGACGAAAGTAAAGCGCATAAAGCGGAAGCAACCAGCCTAATGAAAGATTTTGCAGACATGATAAAATTAGCTATACGTCCATTGGTTTTGATATTTGTTGCCTGTGCTTTTTTGTTTGTACTCATCGAGCAGAGTTTTCAGACATGGACACCGACTTTTTATACGGATGTGCTTTCTGTTCCTGCAAGTATGAGTATTCAGGCAGGAGCCGTTTTAGCAGGAGCTTTTGCAGTGGGCAGGTTATTTGCCGGGATTGTGCTGAAATATGTTCATTGGTTGTACTTTACCGTTTTTTGTATAGCGATGGTGGGAATTTGTATTCTGTTAAATTTGCCTTTGACCAATAATCTTCCCGCATCACTGACAGATATATCCTGGACAAATGCGCCATTAGTGGTTTACTTGTTTCCATTGATGGGATTATTTCTGGCTCCGATTTATCCTACTATAAACTCTGTGGTTTTAAGTTCACTTCCAAAACACATGCATAGTGCTATGTCAGGTTTAATTGTGCTTTTTTCTGCTTTGGGAGGAACAACGGGTTCAATGATTACAGGGCATTTGTTTGAAGCATTCGGTGGAAAAAATGCTTTTTATTTTTCATTGATTCCTGTTATTTTACTTACGGTTGCGTTAATTCTTTTAAATAAAATTTCCCGTTCTAATCGTCTTCAAAATGAATAA